In the Flavobacterium sp. 90 genome, AAATAATGATGGTGTTATTGACCAAAATGACTTGAAAGCGATTGGAAATCCAAATCCAAAATTTACTTATGGATTCACAAACAGCTTCAAATACAAAAATGTTGATTTGTCTATTTTCGTTCAGGGAACAGCAGGAAACAAATTAATGAACTTAACTCGTATGTCAGGAACATTAAATAGTAATTTGGGAACTAATTATTTGACAGAAGCGGCAGATTTTTACTCAGCATCAAATATTAATGGTTCTTTACCAAGACCATCAACTTATGATAATGTCAATAATGCAGTATCAACACGTTTTATAGAAGATGGATCTTATTTAAGAATTCAAAACGTAACTTTAGGGTATTCTTTACCATCTGATTTGATTTCGCAATTAAAATTGTCAAGATTGAGAATTTATGCTTCGGGACAAAACTTATTCACTTTTACAAAATACACAGGTTATGATCCTGAGGTAGGTTCTTATAACCAGGACGCTTTGTTATCAGGAGTTGATAATGGTCGTTATCCGGTGCCTAGACAAATTACTTTTGGTTTTAACGTTGAATTTTAATACGAATTAATATGAAAAATATAATAAAAAGAAGCGGTGCTATTGCCATGACACTTGTATTACTAATGTCATCGTCTTGCTCTCAGGATTTCTTAGATGTGCCTGCAGAAGGAACGCCTACTATTGGTAACTATTACGACTCAGATGTTAAACTTGACAATGCTTCAAACGGATTATATAGTCTGGTTTGGTTTAACATGAATAAATCAGCATTTTATGGTATTACAGATGTAATTTCCGGAAATATGTATGCGGATATCTACAATGACTTTGGGAAATTTACAGATTTGAGTTTTACAAATTCTCAATCTTTTATTTCTGATGCGTGGAGATCTTGTTATGGAGCTATTGCAAATTCTAATGCTTACATTAATAGTTTGCCTAAGAGTGTTGGTCCAAATGTTACAAAAGAAGCATTAAACAATGCTTTGGGGGAATCTCATTTTATTAGAGCTTTCTCTTATTTCTTCTTGGTAAGATTATGGGGAAATGTGCCTATTATTGAAAACAATGCTGATTATTCTCTAAATTATGTGATTCCAAGTAATCCTTCTGAAGATGTATATAAATTCATTGAAAACGATCTGAAATTTGCAATTGCTAATTTAAGAACTAAAAACAGAGGTTCTAATTATGCTGCAAATGCACACGTATCAAGTGGTTCTGCAAAAGCGCTTTTGGCTAAAGTATATTTATATGAGAAAAAATATGAATTGGCAAGAGCATTAGCTCAGGAAGTAATTAATAGTGGAGAATTTAAATTATTAGGTGGTGATGAATTGCCATTGAAATCTTTTGCTGATTTATGGTTGCAAAAAAATAACAATAACGAAGAATCTATTTTTGCATGGCAATGGAATGGAGCGGGAGGTTATTTTGATGGAAACTTTTCGAATACATTATTTGCTCCTGAAAACAGATTGGTTGAAACTACTTATTCCGGACAAATTGCACCATCACAAGATTTGATTAAAAATGTTTATGAAGACGGTGATAAAAGAAGAAAAGAAACTTTTATGTTGCCTGGAGATTTTTATCCAAATTTAACTTATGCACAGACACTTGATGTAGATTCTCCATTGGTTTTGGGATATACATTTTCTCTTCAATATGAAGCTCAAAAATCTGGAGCAGGTTTGAAGAAGTATGTTATTGGAAAAGAGAATTTACCAATAACAGGACCATTTAATCCTCAGTTTAACGGAGAAAGCAGTATGAATAGTTATATGATGCGTTATGCAGAGTTATTGTTAATACATGCCGAAGCAATTTTAGGTTCACAATCAGGTAGTACTTCAGATCCAAATGCTTTAAAATCATTTAATGCAGTTCGCAGAAGAGCTGGTGTTCCTGAAAAAACGACAATTAGTTTTGATGATATCTTTAAAGAAAGACGTGCAGAACTAGCTTGCGAAGGTGATTATTATTTTGACTTAGGACGTTTGCCTTTTAGTCAGGCTAAAGCAATACTTGAAGCTCAAAACAGAGGAAACAGAGACGCTGAAAAACATATTTCAATTTCTGCATCAAGCCTTTTATTGCCTTATCCATCTGATGATTTGATTAAAAATCCAAAATTGAAAGAAGTAGTACCATATACTTTTAAATAATTTTTAAAAATAAAAAACATGAAAAATATAAAAATTGCTTCGTTAGCGGCATGTATGACATGGATGTTGTCACTAATATTTTTTAGTGCATGCTCAAATGATGATACTGCTTCGGCTTCTGGTAGTGGTAGTGCACCATCTATTGAATATGTAGCGCCATCAGGCTATAATACAGATGGGAGTTTAAAACCATTAACTCCTACAAGAGTTGGAGATCCAAAGAATTACTATGTCATTCATGGTAAAGGGTTACTTACTACAACAAAGGTTTATTTTAATGACTTTGATACTTATTTCAGACCAACTTTTGTAACAGATACGGATATCATTATATTATTAGATGAAAATACGCCTTATGCAGCTGCATCAAACAAGTTAAAAGTAGTAACCCAAAAAGGTACGGTTCTTTTTGATTTTGTGGTTAAACCTCCGGTTCCAAGCTTTTCGCAATTTTATCCAATTAATGCAACGGCTGGACAGGAAGTAACGATAACGGGAAAATACTTTTTGAATCCTGTAGTTACTCTTGCTAAAACAAAAACGTTACCAGAGGTTCCTGTAACTGTAGTTTCTTCTACGCTGGAAAAAGTGGTTATCAAATTACCTGAAAATGCTGATTTGAGATATCTTTCAATTGCCAATATTTCAGGAGCGACAACTTCTACTTATGCTGTTGGAACTGCAATATTTGATGATGTTTCTTACTATGGATTAGATTTTCCTGCATGGAATAATTTTAAATATCTAACTGATGGTAAAGCAGAACAAGGAACAACTTATATTGAAAAAGAGATGGATGCTTGGGGAAGTTTACAAGGAAACTGGGGTTGGTTTGATAAACTTGCGCCTTATTCAGGAATACGTGTAGCGATTAAAGCAAAAGCCGACGGAAAAGTGAGATTAGTATTTAACGGAGATTGGAGTAATTCGCCTGTAGTGAGTGTGACTACCGAGTGGAAAACATTCTATCTTCCGTGGTCAATGTTCAGTAGTTCAGATCGCGTTCAAAATATTACATTCCAAAACCAAACAGCGACAGCAAAAGGGGATGGTTTACCAAATACCTTTTACATTGATAACATTGGTTTCATGTTAAAAGCCGAGTAGTGAATTTTAATTATTAAGAATAGTGAATTTTAATTAGTAATGAAAACTCCATTTCGGTATTTCGAAATGGGGTTTTTTATTAAAGAAAATTCTTTCATGAATTGACGATATAGTATTGTGTTTTAATAAAATAGTATCGAATGTGTATAAAATGGATGTTTAAATTTACAGATATCATTTATTTTAACATAAAAAAAGAATAATTATGAAAAACAATTACATTTCGAATTTTGGTTCAGTAAAAAGAAAATTCTTTTTATTATCGGTTTTTTTTCTCTTAATAATTTCGATTGGACGAGCTCAAACAATTGACGGACTTAATCCTTATTGTATTTCGAGTAGTCCTTATTATCGTATTCTTAATGCGCCGGATATAAATAGTTATGACTCGGTTGTTTGGACTGCGAGTGATAATTCCGGAATCACTTTTTCTGGCGATCCTTCTGCTAAATCACTTAATAAAGTTGTAGTAAAACCGGGAAATTTAATAACTGCTCCATATTATATTTATGCAACATTTTATTCTGGAGTAAATTTTGTTGCGGAAACAGCAAAATTTTATTTTATTACTCCAACGCCACCAACTACGCCAAGTTATAACGTTACAAAAACAAATGATTACTGTACGCCACAATACCATATTATAACGCTTAATGTAACGCCAAATCCAAATCCAAGTCCAAATACAAATTATAGTATTGCGCCTAGAATTGCAGATGCAAGTATCGTAATTACGCAAACGTCTAAAAACATATTCGAATTAAAATTACCATTAAACGGAGATCCTTATTTTTTATACGACGTTACAAGCTCAACATCTTCATCAGGTTGTTTGTCTAATTCAGTTACGACTACAGCTTATGGAAATTCGGTTTCTTTAAATTTAACAGGCTGTGCAAACAATGCACCGGGAACAAACTATGAGTTTACAGCTTCGCCAAATCCGTATAGCAACGGATATTTAACAATAGTTGCACCGGCAGTTACGCCAGCTTTTACAGGAACATGTAAAGTATTTAATAGTTCAGGTGTTTTGATGACAAGTTTTCCATTGTTGAATTCAAGTACCGCAATTCAACTTAAATCTACAGTTGGATCTTCGTTGATATCTGGACTTTATGTGGTTCAGGTAACGTATCAAAACGGAAATGTGAGAACAAAAAATCTGGTTGTGAATTAAAAAATGTTCTTTAATAACAAAAAAAGAACTCCATTTCGAGCAATCGATTTGGAGTTTTTTATAATTTAAAACAAAATTTTGCTCTGTTTCAGCATAATAAAAAAATAGCAATACAACAAAATATCAAAATATAATAAAAATGAAAAAAACAGTACTACTATTGTTTGCATTAAGTATTTCAGGTTTCGGCTTTAGCCAAGGAAATACGCACACACAAAAAGCAGGTAAATTTGAAGGCCTTGCTATGACGCCGCCAATGGGTTGGAATTCATGGAATACTTTTGAAACCAATATTGATGAAAAATTGGTAAAAGAAACCGCAGATATTATGGTTTCATCCGGAATGGCAGCAGCGGGTTATAATTATATTGTATTGGATGATGGCTGGATGACAAGAGAACGTGATGCAAATGGTGATTTAGTTCCGGATCCGGTTAAATTTCCTAACGGAATGAAAGCTGTTATCGATTATGTGCACAGTAAAGGTCTTAAATTTGGATTATACAATTGTGCCGGAACCCAAACTTGTGCCGGTTATCCGGGAACACGTGGTTATGAATATCAGGATGCAAGATTTTATGCTAAATTAGGTATAGATTTCTTAAAATATGATTGGTGTAATACACAAGGAATTACAGCCAAAGAAGCGTATACAACAATGAGCAATGCGCTTAAAACTGCTGGAAAACCAATTGTTTTCAGTCTTTGTGAGTGGGGCGATAATCAGCCATGGGAATGGGGAAAACCAATTGGGAATTTATGGAGAATTTCAGGAGATATTTATCCTTGTTTTGATTGTGAGTTTAAACACGAAGAAGGAAATTGGTCGTCTTGGGGATTTATGAAAATTATCGAAATGCGCAAAGACATCCGCAAATATTCAGGTCCGGATCATTGGAATGATTTTGATATGATGGAAGTTGGCGACGGAATGACAAATACCGAAGATAAAGCACATTTTACAATGTGGTCAATGATGGCATCTCCATTAATTGCAGGAAATGATTTTAGAAAAATGTCAAAAGAAACTCTAGCAATTTTAACGAATAAAGAATTAATTGCGGTAAATCAGGATAAATTAGGAGTTCAGGGATTTAAATATTCTGCTGAAGATGGATTAGAAGTTTGGGTAAAACCATTATCAGATGGAAATTGGGCAATAACTTTTTTAAACAGAAGTGATGTTGCTAAGAAAGTCAATTTTGATTGGAAAAAATATACTATTAAAGATGCAGATTTTGGCTATGAAGCCGATTTTAATAAAACTACCTTTAAATTAAAAGACCTTTGGAAAAATAAAGAAATAGGTAATACCAAGAAAAATTTTGTTTCAGATATTGCATCACATGACGTTATTACATTAAGATTAATTCCTTAAAACAGTTTGTTATGAAATCAAATATCAAAATTTTTACAATTGTTTTGCTGCTGGTTTTTTGTGTCGCAAAAGCGCAATTTGTAAAACATCATGGACAACTTAGTGTATTAGGAACTCAGTTAGTCGATAAAGATAATAATCCGATTGTGTTAAGAGGAATGAGTTTTGGCTGGCATAGTATGTGGCCAAGATTTTATAATGAGAAAGCAGTTAATTGGTTAAAGAAAGATTTTAATTGTAATGTTGTGCGTGCCGCAATGGGTGTAGAATTAGGAGAATGGGCTTATCAAAAAGAACCACAATTCTCAAAAGAAAAAATTGAAGCTGTTGTAAATGGAGCCATAAAATCTGATATCTATGTAATTATAGATTGGCACAGTCATAATATTAATCTCGAAGAAGCAAAAGTTTTTTTTGCTGAAATGTCTAAGAAATATAGCAAATATCCCAATATAATCTACGAAGTTTTTAATGAGCCTGATTATGAATCGTGGTCAGAGGTTAAGGCTTACGCCGAAGAAGTAATTAAAGTAATTAGACAAAACGATCCTAAAAACATTATTTTGGTTGGTTCTCCACATTGGGATCAGGATGTAAATCTTGCTGCCGAAGATCCAATTCGCGGATATGATAATATAATGTATACGATGCATTTTTATGCAGCAACACACGGAAAAGAATTAAGGAACAAGACAGACGATGCTATAAAAAGCGGTTTACCAATTTTTGTTTCTGAATCTGCAGGAATGGAAGCATCCGGCGACGGACCATTAAATATGAAAGCTTGGCAGGAATATATCGATTGGATGGAATCTAAAAAGCTAAGTTGGATAACCTGGTCGGTTTCTGATAAAGATGAAACGTGTTCTATCCTAAAAAAATCAGCAAAATCAGAAGGGAAGTGGAAGACTGAGGATTTGAAAGAAT is a window encoding:
- a CDS encoding T9SS type A sorting domain-containing protein, which gives rise to MKNNYISNFGSVKRKFFLLSVFFLLIISIGRAQTIDGLNPYCISSSPYYRILNAPDINSYDSVVWTASDNSGITFSGDPSAKSLNKVVVKPGNLITAPYYIYATFYSGVNFVAETAKFYFITPTPPTTPSYNVTKTNDYCTPQYHIITLNVTPNPNPSPNTNYSIAPRIADASIVITQTSKNIFELKLPLNGDPYFLYDVTSSTSSSGCLSNSVTTTAYGNSVSLNLTGCANNAPGTNYEFTASPNPYSNGYLTIVAPAVTPAFTGTCKVFNSSGVLMTSFPLLNSSTAIQLKSTVGSSLISGLYVVQVTYQNGNVRTKNLVVN
- a CDS encoding RagB/SusD family nutrient uptake outer membrane protein; this encodes MKNIIKRSGAIAMTLVLLMSSSCSQDFLDVPAEGTPTIGNYYDSDVKLDNASNGLYSLVWFNMNKSAFYGITDVISGNMYADIYNDFGKFTDLSFTNSQSFISDAWRSCYGAIANSNAYINSLPKSVGPNVTKEALNNALGESHFIRAFSYFFLVRLWGNVPIIENNADYSLNYVIPSNPSEDVYKFIENDLKFAIANLRTKNRGSNYAANAHVSSGSAKALLAKVYLYEKKYELARALAQEVINSGEFKLLGGDELPLKSFADLWLQKNNNNEESIFAWQWNGAGGYFDGNFSNTLFAPENRLVETTYSGQIAPSQDLIKNVYEDGDKRRKETFMLPGDFYPNLTYAQTLDVDSPLVLGYTFSLQYEAQKSGAGLKKYVIGKENLPITGPFNPQFNGESSMNSYMMRYAELLLIHAEAILGSQSGSTSDPNALKSFNAVRRRAGVPEKTTISFDDIFKERRAELACEGDYYFDLGRLPFSQAKAILEAQNRGNRDAEKHISISASSLLLPYPSDDLIKNPKLKEVVPYTFK
- a CDS encoding glycoside hydrolase family 27 protein; this translates as MKKTVLLLFALSISGFGFSQGNTHTQKAGKFEGLAMTPPMGWNSWNTFETNIDEKLVKETADIMVSSGMAAAGYNYIVLDDGWMTRERDANGDLVPDPVKFPNGMKAVIDYVHSKGLKFGLYNCAGTQTCAGYPGTRGYEYQDARFYAKLGIDFLKYDWCNTQGITAKEAYTTMSNALKTAGKPIVFSLCEWGDNQPWEWGKPIGNLWRISGDIYPCFDCEFKHEEGNWSSWGFMKIIEMRKDIRKYSGPDHWNDFDMMEVGDGMTNTEDKAHFTMWSMMASPLIAGNDFRKMSKETLAILTNKELIAVNQDKLGVQGFKYSAEDGLEVWVKPLSDGNWAITFLNRSDVAKKVNFDWKKYTIKDADFGYEADFNKTTFKLKDLWKNKEIGNTKKNFVSDIASHDVITLRLIP
- a CDS encoding glycoside hydrolase family 5 protein, whose protein sequence is MKSNIKIFTIVLLLVFCVAKAQFVKHHGQLSVLGTQLVDKDNNPIVLRGMSFGWHSMWPRFYNEKAVNWLKKDFNCNVVRAAMGVELGEWAYQKEPQFSKEKIEAVVNGAIKSDIYVIIDWHSHNINLEEAKVFFAEMSKKYSKYPNIIYEVFNEPDYESWSEVKAYAEEVIKVIRQNDPKNIILVGSPHWDQDVNLAAEDPIRGYDNIMYTMHFYAATHGKELRNKTDDAIKSGLPIFVSESAGMEASGDGPLNMKAWQEYIDWMESKKLSWITWSVSDKDETCSILKKSAKSEGKWKTEDLKESGIKVREFLRKYNSQE